From the genome of Paraburkholderia aromaticivorans, one region includes:
- a CDS encoding MFS transporter produces MISDLEARVSRKLMLRIIPFVMLLYFVSFLDRVNVGFAAMTMNKAIGLSPTAFGLGGGLFFIGYFLFEVPSNLILHKVGARLWIARVMVTWGIVSAASAFVIGPNTFYALRFVLGVAEAGFFPGIILYLSLWFPARQRAVAAAWFMAAAPISTAIGSPISGAIMKLPPIAGLADWQILYILEALPAIILGFVVLKYMTDAPSKAHWMQPEEREWLIAKLKAEADARESHAGHTAGALSALRDPRVLALALIYFGTSAGLYTLGLWAPLIIRQYGFGSFETGLIAGIPSVLAVVAMILWAKHSDRTEERTWHVVIPCVLACLGFVFVGQASTALMVILALVIVNIGISAAKAPLWAMPSMFLSGAGAAAGIAMINSVGNLGGFVGPFVIGWLKNVTGSYSAGLYVVAATLAVSAVVTLMLSRRAQQTHAPVGQRHGH; encoded by the coding sequence ATGATTTCCGATCTCGAAGCCCGGGTTTCCCGGAAGCTCATGCTGCGGATAATTCCGTTTGTCATGCTGCTGTATTTCGTCAGTTTTCTCGACCGCGTCAACGTGGGTTTCGCCGCGATGACAATGAACAAAGCCATCGGCCTTTCGCCGACGGCGTTTGGCCTGGGTGGTGGATTGTTTTTTATCGGCTACTTTCTGTTCGAGGTGCCGTCGAACCTGATTCTTCACAAGGTCGGGGCGCGATTGTGGATCGCACGCGTGATGGTAACGTGGGGCATCGTTTCCGCAGCGTCGGCTTTCGTGATCGGCCCGAATACCTTTTACGCGCTTCGCTTTGTGCTCGGCGTCGCGGAAGCCGGCTTCTTCCCTGGCATCATCCTGTACCTGAGCCTGTGGTTCCCGGCGCGCCAGCGCGCCGTTGCAGCGGCCTGGTTCATGGCGGCGGCTCCCATCTCCACGGCGATCGGCTCGCCGATCTCAGGCGCGATCATGAAGCTGCCGCCGATCGCCGGCCTGGCCGACTGGCAAATTCTGTACATCCTTGAAGCCCTTCCCGCAATCATTCTTGGCTTCGTGGTGTTGAAGTACATGACGGACGCGCCGTCGAAAGCACACTGGATGCAACCCGAAGAACGCGAGTGGTTGATTGCGAAGCTGAAGGCCGAAGCTGACGCACGGGAATCGCACGCCGGGCATACCGCCGGGGCGCTGAGCGCATTGCGCGACCCACGGGTTCTGGCGCTCGCCTTGATCTACTTCGGTACGTCGGCGGGTCTGTACACGCTCGGCCTTTGGGCTCCGCTGATCATCCGTCAGTATGGCTTCGGCTCGTTCGAGACCGGCCTCATTGCAGGCATTCCCAGCGTACTGGCGGTAGTCGCAATGATTCTGTGGGCCAAGCATTCCGATCGCACCGAAGAACGCACGTGGCACGTGGTGATCCCGTGTGTCCTCGCGTGCCTGGGTTTTGTCTTTGTCGGTCAGGCCAGCACGGCATTGATGGTCATTCTTGCACTGGTCATCGTGAATATCGGTATCAGCGCCGCAAAAGCGCCGCTGTGGGCGATGCCGAGCATGTTTCTTTCCGGCGCGGGAGCGGCTGCGGGCATCGCGATGATCAACTCGGTTGGCAATCTCGGCGGCTTCGTCGGCCCGTTTGTGATCGGCTGGCTGAAAAACGTGACGGGTAGTTATTCGGCCGGACTGTATGTCGTCGCCGCGACGTTGGCGGTGTCCGCCGTCGTGACATTGATGCTGAGTCGGCGAGCACAGCAAACACACGCACCCGTTGGCCAACGGCACGGTCACTAA
- the eno gene encoding phosphopyruvate hydratase, which produces MARIQDVKGFELLDSRGNPTVAARVTLDDGSTGFAIAPSGASTGAREALELRDGDTTRYAGKGVRLAVGHVNGELRQALLGCEAIEQTVIDRRMIELDGTPTKARLGANAILAVSLATAKAAAVAARVPLYRSVATTQTAHLPLPMMNIINGGAHADNNVDLQEFMILPVGAPTFSEALRWGVEVFHALKSVLKERGLSTAVGDEGGFAPELASNEAALDIIMLAIETAGYAPGKDIHLGLDTASSEFFIDGKYELASEARSFDSLGFVEYLAKLADSYPIVSIEDGMAENDWDGWNLLTQRLGDRLQLVGDDLFVTNTAILREGIERKVANSILIKPNQIGTLTETLAAIAMAEQAGYSSVISHRSGETEDTTIADLSICTAATQIKTGSLCRSERAAKYNRLLLIEAELGDRALYRGASALPLAIGRP; this is translated from the coding sequence ATGGCACGTATTCAAGACGTCAAGGGATTTGAGCTTCTCGATTCCCGAGGTAATCCGACTGTCGCCGCGCGGGTGACGCTGGACGACGGTTCAACCGGATTTGCCATCGCCCCGTCGGGCGCATCGACCGGCGCGCGCGAGGCGCTGGAGTTGCGTGATGGCGATACGACCCGATACGCCGGCAAAGGGGTCCGGCTCGCCGTAGGCCACGTCAACGGAGAGCTGCGGCAGGCGTTGCTCGGATGCGAGGCGATCGAACAGACTGTCATTGATCGCCGCATGATCGAGCTGGACGGCACACCGACGAAAGCGCGTCTCGGTGCGAATGCGATTCTCGCAGTCTCGCTGGCGACAGCCAAGGCGGCGGCCGTGGCAGCAAGGGTTCCGCTCTACAGGTCCGTTGCAACGACGCAGACGGCGCACTTGCCGTTGCCAATGATGAACATCATTAATGGTGGCGCCCACGCGGACAACAATGTGGACCTTCAGGAATTCATGATCCTGCCGGTCGGCGCACCCACCTTCTCAGAAGCGTTGCGCTGGGGCGTCGAAGTTTTCCACGCACTCAAAAGCGTCCTGAAAGAGCGGGGACTTTCGACCGCCGTAGGCGATGAAGGTGGCTTCGCTCCCGAGTTGGCATCCAATGAGGCAGCGCTCGACATCATCATGCTCGCAATCGAGACGGCCGGTTACGCGCCGGGGAAGGACATTCACCTCGGCCTGGATACGGCGAGTTCCGAATTCTTCATCGATGGCAAATACGAGCTTGCCTCCGAGGCACGGAGTTTCGACTCGCTCGGCTTCGTCGAATATCTGGCAAAACTCGCTGACAGCTATCCGATCGTGTCGATCGAAGACGGCATGGCCGAGAACGATTGGGACGGCTGGAATCTGCTGACCCAGCGGCTTGGTGACCGGCTGCAACTCGTCGGTGACGATCTGTTCGTGACCAACACAGCGATCCTGAGAGAAGGCATCGAGCGCAAAGTCGCCAACTCGATTCTCATCAAACCGAATCAGATCGGCACGCTTACCGAAACGCTGGCAGCTATCGCCATGGCGGAACAGGCGGGCTATTCATCGGTGATTTCGCATCGGTCCGGCGAAACCGAGGATACGACCATCGCTGATCTAAGCATCTGCACGGCGGCGACACAAATCAAGACTGGTTCTCTATGCCGCTCCGAGAGAGCGGCCAAGTACAACCGGCTTCTACTCATCGAGGCGGAACTCGGCGACAGGGCGTTGTATCGCGGAGCATCCGCCCTCCCGTTGGCCATCGGCAGACCATAA
- the pyk gene encoding pyruvate kinase has product MRRNRNAKIVATLGPASTSRETIEALFKAGADVFRLNFSHGTHEDHQRRLEIIRSIEQDAGRPIGVLLDLQGPKLRIGTFVDGPIKLEKGAMFRLDLDAKTPGDINRVALPHPEIFAALKEQTNLLLDDGRVQLRVERCGPDFAQTSVVVGGVLSERKGVNVPDVVLPLSAMTDKDRRDLEFGLTLGIDWLALSFVQRVEDILEVRKIVGDRIGIVAKLEKPAAIGSLDAIVEEADAVMVARGDLGVEMPAEQVPAIQKRIVRACRKAGKPVIVATQMLESMVTAPVPTRAEASDVATAIYDGADAVMLSAESASGKYPVEAVRMMDLIITQTEADPYYREVITASHTAPRANTADAIGYAMRHVTGLLNATATVAYTSSGYSALRMARERPCAPIIGMTPRQATARRLALAWGVHPVLCDEVIDVLEVSELACHTVREEGFGRTGQTVVISAGVPFGTPGTTNLLRIAQIQ; this is encoded by the coding sequence ATGCGCCGCAATCGAAATGCAAAAATTGTCGCCACCTTGGGTCCGGCTAGCACCAGTCGCGAAACCATTGAAGCGCTGTTCAAGGCGGGAGCCGATGTCTTCCGCCTGAACTTCAGCCACGGAACGCACGAGGACCATCAACGTCGTCTCGAAATCATCCGCTCCATCGAGCAGGACGCAGGTCGGCCCATCGGCGTGTTGCTCGACCTTCAGGGTCCGAAGCTGCGGATTGGCACGTTTGTAGATGGTCCCATCAAGCTTGAGAAAGGCGCCATGTTCCGCCTCGATCTCGACGCAAAGACACCCGGCGACATTAATCGTGTCGCGTTGCCGCACCCGGAGATCTTCGCAGCGCTCAAGGAGCAAACGAATCTTCTGCTCGACGACGGGCGTGTCCAACTCCGGGTCGAGCGTTGCGGCCCGGACTTCGCGCAAACATCTGTTGTTGTTGGAGGCGTACTCTCCGAGCGCAAAGGCGTCAACGTTCCTGACGTCGTGCTTCCGCTTTCCGCAATGACGGACAAGGACCGTCGCGATCTGGAGTTCGGCCTCACGCTGGGTATCGACTGGTTGGCGCTTTCGTTCGTTCAACGCGTCGAGGACATTCTCGAGGTGCGGAAAATTGTAGGCGACCGCATCGGGATCGTCGCGAAGCTGGAAAAGCCCGCAGCGATCGGAAGCCTTGATGCGATCGTAGAGGAAGCAGATGCCGTGATGGTTGCTCGAGGCGATCTCGGTGTAGAGATGCCAGCCGAGCAGGTGCCAGCGATTCAAAAGCGCATCGTGCGGGCCTGTCGCAAAGCCGGGAAGCCTGTCATCGTGGCTACACAGATGCTCGAATCGATGGTTACAGCCCCCGTTCCTACGCGAGCCGAAGCCTCCGATGTAGCAACAGCCATCTACGACGGTGCCGATGCCGTGATGTTATCGGCCGAATCGGCAAGTGGCAAATATCCCGTCGAAGCCGTGCGGATGATGGATCTCATCATTACCCAGACAGAAGCCGACCCGTACTACCGCGAGGTGATCACTGCTTCGCATACGGCGCCTCGTGCAAATACCGCGGATGCGATCGGGTACGCAATGCGCCATGTCACGGGTCTGCTTAACGCGACCGCGACCGTTGCCTACACGAGTTCCGGATATTCGGCGCTGCGGATGGCGCGCGAACGGCCGTGCGCGCCAATTATCGGCATGACCCCGCGACAGGCCACTGCCCGTCGCCTGGCATTGGCGTGGGGCGTGCACCCTGTTCTCTGCGACGAAGTCATCGACGTTCTCGAAGTCAGCGAACTCGCGTGCCATACCGTCCGCGAAGAAGGGTTTGGAAGAACGGGACAGACCGTCGTGATTTCCGCGGGCGTGCCTTTTGGGACACCCGGCACGACCAATCTACTGCGCATCGCGCAAATCCAGTGA
- a CDS encoding glycerate kinase type-2 family protein: MKTSAHVRPSANNGAPSEPDIDCLLQEMFKAAISTAQPALRVPGFLPSPPRGRTIVIGAGKASAAMAKAVEDHWSGEIEGLVVTRYGYAVACERIEIVEAAHPVPDENGLKAAQRMLQRVSGLTADDLVLCLISGGGSSLLPLPADGLTLQDKQEINQALLSSGATISEMNCVRRHLSAIKGGRLAAACYPARVVNLIISDVPADAASDIASGPTVPDATTCADALAVLRRYEICASPAIIDLLENNRTETLKPNDPRLPDIETHLIATPQLALEAAAAQSRAAGICAYILSDAIEGEARDVGAVMAGIAMQVSRRSQPFPAPCILLSGGETTVTIRGNGRGGRNVEFLLSLAVALNGEPGVFALAGDTDGVDGQEEIAGALLRPDTLARARMRGIRATERLEDNDAHGFFQALGDSVITGPTLTNVNDFRAIFIAAQHGDLSGSR, from the coding sequence ATGAAAACCTCCGCCCATGTCAGGCCGTCAGCGAACAACGGCGCGCCCAGCGAACCGGATATCGACTGTCTGCTGCAAGAGATGTTCAAGGCCGCCATCTCGACCGCACAACCGGCGCTTCGCGTCCCTGGCTTCCTTCCGTCTCCGCCTCGCGGGCGAACCATTGTCATCGGCGCAGGCAAAGCCTCGGCAGCCATGGCGAAGGCAGTCGAAGATCACTGGAGCGGGGAGATCGAAGGTCTTGTCGTCACGCGCTACGGATACGCCGTTGCATGCGAGCGAATCGAGATTGTCGAGGCGGCCCACCCGGTACCCGACGAGAACGGGCTGAAAGCAGCTCAACGGATGCTGCAACGTGTCTCGGGCCTGACCGCCGACGACCTGGTGCTCTGCCTCATCTCTGGAGGCGGATCTTCGCTGTTGCCGCTACCGGCCGATGGCCTGACGTTGCAGGACAAACAGGAAATCAATCAGGCATTGCTTTCCAGCGGCGCAACCATCTCTGAAATGAACTGCGTCCGTAGACACCTCTCGGCAATCAAGGGCGGTCGCCTTGCTGCAGCGTGCTATCCGGCTCGTGTCGTCAATCTGATCATCTCGGACGTGCCCGCCGATGCCGCAAGCGATATCGCATCAGGTCCGACTGTGCCGGACGCCACGACCTGCGCGGACGCCCTGGCGGTGCTGCGACGCTACGAAATTTGTGCGTCCCCAGCGATCATCGATCTGCTGGAAAACAACCGTACGGAGACGTTAAAGCCCAACGATCCCCGCTTGCCGGACATCGAAACCCATCTGATCGCGACGCCTCAACTCGCCCTCGAAGCCGCTGCGGCGCAGTCACGCGCCGCGGGAATATGCGCTTACATCCTCAGTGACGCGATCGAAGGAGAGGCGCGCGATGTGGGCGCCGTGATGGCCGGCATTGCGATGCAGGTAAGCCGACGCAGTCAGCCCTTCCCTGCACCCTGCATCCTGCTGTCCGGCGGAGAGACGACCGTCACCATCCGGGGAAACGGCCGCGGTGGACGCAACGTTGAATTTCTGCTTTCCCTTGCCGTCGCGCTGAACGGCGAGCCCGGTGTATTCGCCCTTGCAGGTGATACAGACGGCGTTGACGGTCAGGAAGAAATCGCCGGCGCGCTTCTCAGGCCAGACACTCTGGCGCGGGCCAGGATGCGTGGCATCCGTGCGACCGAGCGTCTTGAAGACAACGATGCTCACGGCTTCTTTCAGGCGCTTGGCGACTCGGTCATCACCGGGCCGACGCTGACCAACGTCAACGATTTCCGTGCCATTTTTATTGCCGCTCAGCACGGCGATCTTTCGGGGAGTAGATAA
- a CDS encoding tartrate dehydrogenase: MKTYRIATIPGDGIGKEVVPAGAQILEALAKTTKSFAFEFENFDWGGDYYRKHGVMMPADGLDSIRHKDAILFGSAGDPDIADHITLWGLRLKICQGFDQYANVRPTRILPGIDGPLKRCKPEDLNWVIVRENSEGEYSGVGGRVHQGHPIEAATDVSILTRAGVERIMRFAFRLAQSRPRKLLTVITKSNAQRHAMVMWDEIALEISKEFPDVKWDKELVDASTARMINRPATLDTIVATNLHADILSDLAAALAGSLGIAPTGNIDPERRYPSMFEPIHGSAFDIMGKGLANPVGTFWSVVMLLEHLGEVDAARRVMQAVEAVTADTSLHTRDLGGTATTAQVTAAVCALIEKAAVPSSNAA, translated from the coding sequence ATGAAGACCTATCGCATCGCAACCATCCCCGGCGACGGCATCGGCAAGGAAGTCGTACCTGCTGGCGCGCAGATTCTCGAAGCACTTGCAAAGACCACAAAGTCGTTTGCGTTTGAGTTCGAAAACTTCGATTGGGGTGGCGACTACTACCGCAAACACGGCGTCATGATGCCCGCGGACGGCCTCGACTCCATCCGCCACAAGGACGCGATCCTGTTCGGCTCGGCAGGCGATCCGGACATTGCCGACCACATCACGCTGTGGGGCCTGCGCCTCAAGATCTGCCAAGGATTTGATCAATACGCCAACGTCCGGCCGACCCGCATCCTGCCGGGAATCGATGGACCGCTGAAGCGCTGCAAACCGGAAGATCTGAACTGGGTCATCGTGCGTGAAAATTCAGAAGGCGAATATTCGGGCGTGGGCGGCCGGGTCCACCAAGGGCATCCGATCGAAGCCGCAACTGACGTCTCGATCCTGACCCGCGCCGGCGTCGAGCGGATCATGCGTTTCGCGTTCCGTCTCGCTCAATCCCGACCGCGCAAGTTGCTGACCGTCATCACCAAGAGCAATGCGCAACGCCACGCCATGGTGATGTGGGACGAGATCGCACTCGAAATCTCGAAGGAATTCCCGGACGTCAAATGGGACAAGGAACTGGTCGACGCATCGACCGCACGCATGATCAACCGTCCGGCCACACTCGACACGATCGTCGCCACCAATCTGCACGCCGACATTCTCAGCGACCTGGCCGCTGCACTCGCCGGCAGCCTCGGCATCGCGCCGACGGGCAACATCGATCCGGAACGCCGCTATCCGTCGATGTTCGAACCGATCCACGGCTCGGCGTTCGACATCATGGGCAAGGGACTCGCCAATCCGGTCGGCACCTTCTGGTCAGTCGTCATGCTGCTGGAGCATCTCGGCGAAGTCGACGCCGCGAGGCGTGTCATGCAGGCAGTCGAAGCCGTCACTGCTGACACGTCTCTGCACACACGCGATCTCGGCGGCACCGCAACGACGGCGCAAGTGACTGCCGCTGTTTGCGCGCTGATCGAGAAAGCGGCCGTTCCCAGCAGCAACGCAGCGTAA